The following proteins come from a genomic window of Burkholderia stabilis:
- a CDS encoding OsmC family protein, with the protein MPDRIRIRQRWSASMECKVSWMGQDGMAFSAQTGSGHLVTMDGAPEGGGHNLAPRPMEMVLLGTGGCTAYDVVLILKKSRQEVTGCSVTLKAERASEDPKVFTKVHFHFTVTGRNLNPATVERAINLSHDKYCSASIMIAKTAELTHSFDIVAA; encoded by the coding sequence ATGCCGGATCGAATCCGAATCAGGCAACGCTGGAGTGCAAGCATGGAATGCAAAGTAAGCTGGATGGGTCAGGACGGCATGGCGTTTTCCGCCCAGACCGGGAGCGGGCATCTCGTCACGATGGACGGCGCCCCCGAAGGCGGCGGCCACAACCTCGCGCCGCGTCCGATGGAAATGGTGCTGCTCGGCACCGGCGGCTGCACGGCCTATGACGTCGTGCTGATCCTGAAGAAGAGCCGCCAGGAAGTCACCGGCTGCTCGGTCACGCTGAAGGCCGAGCGCGCGAGCGAAGACCCGAAGGTGTTCACGAAGGTGCACTTCCACTTCACCGTCACCGGCCGCAACCTGAACCCGGCCACGGTCGAACGCGCGATCAACCTGTCGCACGACAAGTACTGCTCCGCGTCGATCATGATCGCGAAGACGGCCGAACTCACGCATTCGTTCGACATCGTCGCCGCCTGA
- a CDS encoding class II glutamine amidotransferase, with amino-acid sequence MCQLLGMNCAAPTDVTFSFTGFAARGGLTDHHADGWGIAFFEDKACRLFIDHQASATSPIAEMVKRYPIKSKNTIAHIRKATQGHILLENSHPFMRELWGRHWIFAHNGDLQDYAPDMDGSVYHPVGTTDSEQAFCVLMQGLREAFPGAQPPLPELFERVGELTRGITDHGVFNFLMSNGQALFAHCSTRLHYLVRRWPFSTAHLVDEDLSIDFAKYTTPEDRVAVIATQPLTDNEVWTAFEPGELIMFQCGDVAARMQIPVPERVLEKLRNPALDASASAPREALATAADGDSDDAIDF; translated from the coding sequence ATGTGCCAACTCTTAGGAATGAACTGCGCCGCGCCGACGGACGTCACATTCTCCTTCACAGGTTTCGCGGCCCGGGGCGGGCTCACCGATCACCATGCCGACGGCTGGGGCATCGCGTTCTTCGAAGATAAAGCCTGCCGCCTCTTCATCGATCACCAGGCATCGGCCACGTCGCCGATCGCCGAAATGGTGAAACGCTACCCGATCAAGTCCAAGAACACGATCGCGCACATCCGCAAGGCGACGCAGGGCCACATCCTGCTCGAGAACAGCCATCCGTTCATGCGCGAGCTGTGGGGCCGGCACTGGATCTTCGCGCATAACGGCGACCTGCAGGATTACGCCCCGGACATGGACGGCAGCGTCTACCATCCGGTCGGCACGACCGACAGCGAACAGGCGTTCTGCGTGCTGATGCAGGGGCTGCGCGAGGCATTTCCCGGTGCGCAGCCGCCGCTGCCCGAACTGTTCGAACGCGTGGGCGAGCTGACGCGCGGCATCACCGATCATGGCGTATTCAACTTCCTGATGTCGAACGGCCAGGCGCTGTTCGCGCACTGCTCGACGCGGCTGCACTACCTCGTGCGACGCTGGCCGTTCTCGACCGCGCATCTCGTCGACGAAGACCTGTCGATCGACTTCGCGAAATATACGACGCCCGAAGATCGCGTCGCGGTGATCGCGACGCAGCCGCTCACCGACAACGAGGTCTGGACCGCGTTCGAGCCCGGCGAGCTGATCATGTTCCAGTGCGGCGACGTCGCCGCGCGGATGCAGATTCCGGTGCCCGAGCGCGTGCTCGAGAAGCTGCGCAATCCGGCGCTCGACGCGTCCGCATCGGCGCCGCGCGAAGCGCTCGCAACGGCCGCCGACGGCGATTCCGACGACGCGATCGATTTCTGA
- the pyrC gene encoding dihydroorotase has product MTASNASSPATLSLARPDDWHLHLRDGDMLAAVLPHTARQFGRAIVMPNLKPPVTTTAQAQAYRERILAALPAGMTFEPLMTLYLTDNTPPDEIRRARESGFVHGVKLYPAGATTNSDRGVTDLAKCAKTLEAMQETGMPLLVHGEVTDASIDLFDRENVFIDRVMTPLRRDFPGLKVVFEHITTKDAADYVRDADAAPGLLGATITAHHLLYNRNALFVGGIRPHYYCLPVLKRETHRVALVEAATSGNPRFFLGTDSAPHARDAKETACGCAGCYTALHALELYAEAFDHAGALDKLEGFASFFGADFYGLPRSAETVTLRREAWELPREIFAGDTPVVPLRGGETIGWKLA; this is encoded by the coding sequence ATGACTGCCTCGAACGCTTCCTCCCCGGCGACGCTCTCGCTCGCCCGTCCCGACGACTGGCACCTGCACCTGCGAGACGGCGACATGCTGGCCGCCGTGCTGCCGCACACCGCGCGCCAGTTCGGCCGCGCGATCGTCATGCCGAACCTGAAGCCGCCGGTGACGACCACCGCGCAGGCGCAGGCTTATCGCGAGCGCATCCTTGCCGCGTTGCCGGCCGGGATGACGTTCGAACCGCTGATGACGCTGTACCTGACCGACAACACGCCGCCCGACGAGATCCGCCGCGCGCGCGAAAGCGGTTTCGTGCACGGCGTGAAGCTGTATCCGGCAGGCGCTACGACGAACTCCGACCGCGGCGTGACCGATCTCGCGAAATGCGCGAAGACGCTCGAGGCCATGCAGGAAACGGGCATGCCGCTGCTCGTGCACGGCGAGGTGACCGATGCGTCGATCGACCTGTTCGACCGCGAGAACGTTTTCATCGACCGTGTGATGACGCCGCTGCGCCGCGATTTCCCGGGCCTGAAGGTCGTGTTCGAGCACATCACGACGAAGGACGCGGCCGACTACGTGCGCGACGCCGACGCGGCGCCCGGCTTGCTCGGCGCGACGATCACGGCCCATCACCTGCTGTACAACCGCAATGCGTTGTTCGTCGGCGGGATTCGCCCGCACTACTACTGCCTGCCCGTGCTGAAGCGCGAGACGCATCGCGTCGCACTGGTCGAGGCCGCGACGTCGGGCAACCCGCGCTTCTTCCTCGGTACCGACAGCGCGCCGCATGCGCGCGACGCGAAGGAAACCGCGTGCGGCTGTGCGGGCTGCTACACGGCGCTGCACGCGCTCGAGCTGTATGCGGAAGCGTTCGATCACGCCGGCGCGCTCGACAAGCTGGAAGGTTTCGCGAGCTTCTTCGGTGCCGATTTCTACGGGCTGCCGCGCAGCGCCGAGACGGTCACACTGCGCCGCGAGGCGTGGGAACTGCCGCGCGAGATCTTCGCGGGCGACACGCCGGTCGTGCCGTTGCGCGGCGGCGAGACGATCGGCTGGAAGCTGGCGTGA
- a CDS encoding anhydro-N-acetylmuramic acid kinase encodes MPQRHPQTAHPADGIYFGLMSGTSMDGVDGVAVRFEAGHAPVVLAEAFVGFAQSLRDALFALQQPGDDEIDRESLAANALVARYAVCCHELQRTAGLSRDEIRAIGVHGQTVRHRPERGYTRQLNNPALLAELTQVDVIADFRSRDVAAGGHGAPLAPAFHATVFGAPGETRVVCNLGGISNITILPGEGGDVRGFDCGPANALIDEWATRHLGKPYDDGGKFAARGTVQAPLLDALLDEPYFAAPPPKSTGRDLFNPAWLDAKLAPFAQIAPADVQATLTALTAVSVAREIARHAAGCKAVFVCGGGARNPVLLDALRHALREAGVPATVDTTAALGVPPQQVEALAFAWLAYRFTARQPGNLATVTGAAGNRVLGALYPR; translated from the coding sequence GTGCCGCAACGACATCCGCAAACCGCCCATCCGGCCGACGGCATCTACTTCGGGCTGATGTCGGGAACCAGCATGGACGGCGTCGACGGTGTCGCCGTACGCTTCGAGGCCGGCCACGCGCCGGTCGTGCTCGCGGAAGCGTTCGTCGGCTTCGCGCAATCGCTGCGCGACGCGCTGTTCGCGCTGCAGCAGCCGGGCGACGATGAAATCGACCGCGAATCGCTCGCCGCGAACGCGCTGGTCGCGCGCTATGCGGTGTGCTGCCACGAGTTGCAGCGCACGGCCGGGCTGTCACGTGACGAAATCCGCGCGATCGGCGTGCACGGCCAGACGGTACGCCATCGCCCCGAGCGCGGCTATACGCGGCAGCTCAACAACCCGGCGCTGCTCGCGGAGCTGACCCAGGTCGACGTGATCGCCGATTTCCGCAGCCGCGATGTGGCCGCCGGCGGCCACGGCGCGCCACTCGCGCCGGCGTTCCATGCGACGGTATTCGGTGCGCCGGGCGAAACGCGTGTCGTCTGCAATCTCGGCGGGATCAGCAACATCACGATCCTGCCCGGCGAAGGCGGCGACGTGCGCGGCTTCGATTGCGGCCCCGCGAATGCGCTGATCGACGAATGGGCGACGCGCCACCTCGGCAAGCCGTACGACGACGGCGGCAAGTTCGCTGCGCGCGGCACCGTGCAGGCGCCGCTGCTCGACGCGCTGCTCGACGAGCCGTATTTCGCCGCGCCGCCGCCGAAAAGCACCGGCCGCGACCTGTTCAATCCCGCGTGGCTCGACGCGAAGCTCGCCCCGTTCGCGCAAATCGCGCCGGCAGACGTGCAGGCGACACTCACGGCGCTCACCGCCGTCTCGGTCGCACGTGAGATCGCGCGGCACGCAGCCGGCTGCAAGGCGGTCTTCGTGTGCGGCGGCGGCGCCCGCAATCCCGTGTTGCTGGACGCGCTCAGGCACGCGCTGCGCGAAGCCGGCGTGCCGGCCACGGTCGATACGACGGCCGCGCTCGGCGTGCCGCCGCAGCAGGTCGAGGCGCTCGCGTTCGCCTGGCTCGCATACCGCTTCACCGCGCGCCAGCCCGGCAATCTCGCGACGGTCACCGGTGCGGCCGGCAACCGCGTCCTCGGCGCGCTTTATCCGCGCTGA
- the rpsI gene encoding 30S ribosomal protein S9: MIGNWNYGTGRRKSAVARVFIKAGKGDIIVNGKPIADYFSRETSLMIVRQPLELTNHGQTFDIKVNVNGGGETGQAGAVRHGITRALIDYDATLKPSLSSAGFVTRDAREVERKKVGLRKARRAKQFSKR; the protein is encoded by the coding sequence ATGATCGGTAACTGGAACTACGGTACGGGCCGCCGCAAGAGCGCAGTCGCACGTGTCTTCATCAAGGCTGGCAAGGGCGACATCATCGTCAACGGCAAGCCCATCGCTGACTACTTCTCGCGCGAAACGTCGCTGATGATCGTGCGTCAACCGCTGGAACTCACGAACCACGGCCAGACGTTCGACATCAAGGTGAACGTGAACGGTGGTGGTGAAACGGGTCAGGCGGGCGCAGTGCGTCACGGCATCACCCGTGCATTGATCGACTACGATGCGACGCTGAAGCCGTCGCTGTCGAGCGCAGGCTTCGTTACGCGCGATGCGCGTGAAGTCGAGCGTAAGAAGGTCGGTCTGCGCAAGGCACGCCGCGCCAAGCAGTTCTCGAAGCGTTAA
- a CDS encoding DUF1090 family protein, whose amino-acid sequence MMKQRLTPFFAAALLAAAAPAVAAHAGCEAKLDALDARIAEARTAHAEDRVARLRAVRERVRHFCARGHGHASTPAASPGGTPPDAAPQPAARQPA is encoded by the coding sequence ATGATGAAACAACGACTTACGCCCTTCTTCGCGGCCGCGCTGCTGGCCGCCGCGGCGCCTGCCGTCGCCGCTCACGCCGGCTGCGAAGCCAAGCTCGACGCGCTCGATGCTCGCATTGCCGAAGCCCGGACCGCCCACGCCGAGGATCGCGTCGCCCGCCTGCGCGCGGTACGCGAACGCGTGCGCCATTTTTGCGCACGGGGGCATGGCCATGCGTCGACACCCGCCGCAAGCCCCGGCGGCACGCCGCCCGACGCCGCGCCGCAGCCGGCCGCCCGGCAGCCCGCGTAA
- the rplM gene encoding 50S ribosomal protein L13, giving the protein MKTFSAKAHEVTREWYVIDATDKVLGRVASEVARRLRGKHKPEFTPHVDTGDFIIIINASKLKVTGNKTLDKKYYRHSGYPGGIYETTFGKMQERFPGRALEKAVKGMLPKGPLGYAMIKKLKVYAEATHPHSAQQPKALEI; this is encoded by the coding sequence ATGAAGACGTTTTCCGCAAAAGCCCATGAGGTGACGCGCGAATGGTACGTGATTGACGCGACGGATAAGGTTCTCGGCCGTGTTGCCAGCGAAGTGGCACGCCGTCTGCGCGGCAAGCACAAGCCTGAGTTCACCCCGCACGTCGACACTGGTGATTTCATCATCATCATCAACGCGAGCAAGTTGAAGGTCACGGGCAACAAGACGCTGGACAAGAAGTACTACCGTCACTCGGGCTACCCGGGCGGCATCTATGAAACGACGTTCGGCAAGATGCAAGAACGCTTCCCGGGCCGTGCGCTCGAGAAGGCGGTCAAGGGCATGCTGCCGAAGGGCCCGCTCGGTTACGCGATGATCAAGAAGCTGAAGGTCTACGCAGAAGCGACGCATCCGCACTCGGCTCAACAGCCGAAGGCGCTCGAGATCTAA
- the erpA gene encoding iron-sulfur cluster insertion protein ErpA has translation MNAVTESAATTTDMPLPFVFTDAAADKVKQLIDEEGNPDLKLRVFVQGGGCSGFQYGFTFDEEVNEDDTVMDKNGVQLLIDSMSYQYLVGAEIDYKDDLNGAQFVIKNPNATTTCGCGSSFSV, from the coding sequence ATGAACGCTGTTACCGAATCCGCAGCAACGACGACCGACATGCCGCTTCCGTTCGTCTTCACCGACGCAGCGGCCGACAAGGTCAAGCAATTGATCGACGAAGAGGGCAATCCCGACCTGAAGCTGCGCGTGTTCGTGCAGGGCGGCGGCTGCTCCGGCTTCCAGTATGGCTTCACGTTCGACGAGGAAGTCAACGAGGACGACACCGTGATGGACAAGAACGGCGTCCAGCTCCTGATCGACTCGATGAGCTACCAGTACCTGGTCGGTGCAGAGATCGACTACAAGGACGACCTCAACGGCGCCCAGTTCGTGATCAAGAACCCGAACGCGACCACCACCTGCGGGTGCGGCTCGTCGTTCTCGGTCTGA